The nucleotide window aaGTACAAAGACATGTTTTAACATTGCCAAAAAATAATGGAGTTGTATTAAAAGagtagaagagagagaaaataaaatgacaatGAGAGAAGAGAATCACAGGATCCCACTATCAGGTCTTACTTACCTCCATCAGCTTGAAGAACTAGGACATAAATATCTATCTGCAAATTTAATAACTAAatcattagaaattaaaaaaaaattgtggattaGTATGTTAATACTCCCTCTTTTGTCatcaaacaaaaagatggaaataaaaacacagtttaaggaagaaaaaaatacatgcgagtaaatttgttgataaTGTAACAAGTTATTAGACCCCTAACATCGTTACATAATTTGCTACCATTATTATTTCACAACAAATAAAACTctttaacaaaagaaaagtaGAAGAACCAAAAATGTTGAAAGTTTTGTTTagagactaaaagaaaatttcaaaaaattcaagaataaaaaacattaaaccttttaatgcatatattaaaaatattaaaaaaaaaactcaatgttTACTATATAATGTAAGTGGAAAATTTAGAAttatttcttttgaaatatTTCTTTACGTCAAATTATTTGTCagaatatattaattacttttttcaataatatttttttgttgatactTCAACTAACAGTGATTGATCTTTTTTATTATACACCTAACTACCACTGCAACAAATTATTTGACCAGAATTCTGAACTGAGAATGTAGTTTGAAGCTACCTCTGTAATATCAACATTAAGATTTGGTACATGAATTTGTGCTTCTTTAAGTTGTTCATCTCCAtttctctttgatttatttttttataagtaaacgttaatttgttaattttgttaaaaatatcaatGGGAGGATTTGAATTCACGATCTCTCTTcccctttcttttatcttcactCTTGGCCAACCAGCATCCTGTGACATCTCAAAATTTGAAtccatgtaaaaagaaaaacagtttGTCTTGTATTGATATAAGAAGAAGATTCGTAATTATATAGAACAAACATGGTGGGAGGAAAATGAAGATTTGAGCTCATATAGTTGCAATTCATTTTGCCTGGGGTAAAATAGTTGGCAAGTAccgaaagaaaaaagaagttgGAATTGGAATATCAAGCTGCAAACCGGTGAGATCTTTATTTGGAAGAATAAAACGTGAGAACAATTTATTTGAAGCTCTATTTGGAATATCAAGCTGCAAACCGTGAGAACAATAAATGGACTTGAAGAACAAGGTGCAGCCCAAATGCCCTATGAACAATTATGAAATACTACCATCTTAATTTGATCACAGCAACAGTGCTCTGCAAAACTGATGGATATTGCACggattattatttttccataaTAAGCTAAACAAGTTAACCAAACACGAACAGGAAGTGTTGCTACGTCTAACATTTTACAATACAAACAAAAGCCCGGACAAGACACGTGTAGTTCTGCTAATaaatatctgtttttttttaagttattaatacatatttgtttaatatattcaaaattgaaagcatttaatatttttctttattgaatCATTAATAAGGAGTATTTTAGATATCCTCATTATTCTATACCAAATCAGAAAACACTGGCAACTtttttaatgcattttgaacaattcataattctctttttttataattatttcaatattaaatatttttatgtttctatacattaaatatatttatttttgtttagtattttttagtttaaaatattaaaaatataatagtatgtaatatttttattattaagtaaattaaatgcgaatttttttaagtataatatTACTACTTTTTTTACATCATTAACATGGTTCCTAAAAAAGTGGCATCCACATGTACGAAGAATGAATGAGTAtctcataaatattataattcacaataaattaaagatttttttaaacaatcaatatatttaaaaatcgatctatatttcttataattagcatataataagaaaaagtaCATTTAGGGTAGGTTTGATTCACTAAAAActaagaaattgaacaacacaaaaatatttgtccaacatttgatttaaaaaatgatcgagaagtaatacaaaataaagaatGATGAACTAAACAAATATCCAAAAATGTGTAACTCATTAAACTCCGTACAATTTTTGGTCCAGTatttaacaaaagtaaaaatataatattattcatatttttttacttttcattatCCCACACTTTTTTTCATAATTGTCTCATTCTCTAAACCCCCCTCTCCAAACATTAACAACCTCATCGGCTTCCTCTCCACCATGTCTGAGCTCTCCCAATTCACCTCCATCATCATCTCCACCACGCTCCTCGCCATGAATCTCTCGAACCGCTCCTCCCTCTCCATTCTTGTCATCCCAACGCCTATCCCCCCTCCCCCCAGCAAACTCATCACCACGCTCCTTCAAATCACCAGTCGCATCACCGACAACTTTAGCTCCGTGGATCTTACCCGCAACTTCCACTATGACATCATCTCAATCCACTCTCTTGCACCGTACTCCCCCTCCAACGCCACCATCATCTCcttcaatatttaataattaagaaagctTGAATTTACATGTTAccaaaaatatcttaataagattttatatttttaataaagttggatgattgtgaaatatttttagttataacatatgataaattattattaatttacttatGCATttcgttaatttatttttgaattgttttttaatttataatatgatactTATAAGatatagttaaaaatatatcaacataattaataaattgtaaacttttttataataagtcTAAAGTAATGCTTTAAAATATATcacaatattaataaattataaatattagtaaagcatgataataaattttgttaaataataaaataattaaaaaagtttcaaaatattattttttatcttttcctaATACAAACCAAACATTACACAGTACAAAAGAtattatagtaaaatttatattcttttgtcCATTACATAGGCACATCAAACATGATAAacataaaatgatttatattgtATATTGACCACCAAAACAACTTACACTACAAACAATTGTCTTATGACTCAGCTACTTGtcaagtgttgtcttgtcttTTTAGGAGATCAAATGCACTCTTAATAATCCTGCATTAGTATTGTAATGTgacaactaaaataaaattctttttccctttaaaatgtaaaaatggtGAGAATAATTATTAACCAGGTTGATTAGTAGTCACTCCAGTAGTTGCTCAATTAACGGGGTGTGAAGTGTGGACACAAATTCTGTGGCTGGAGGTGctgaaaataatgataattgttGGCATTGGATCTGAAGATGTAGTAGTACAGTGGTTATGGATAATTAGGGCTGGGCCGTTTAGAGCCTATCAACACATCAGTGATCAGTGTGGCCGTTCAATACCACAAGCAAAGCAATTTCTGTGATAGGTGTGCgtgtaaaatttaaacatgaggGGATTACCATTAATTATAgcattaattacaaaatttaatacaaacttTGGTTGGTACCAACTACCTCACAGTCCCATGCGAATGTCgtgactttgttttttttaacctcCTCCATAATtctatatattatatgaatCATATGATATGGTATGGTAGTACTACCATATAACAAAgtactattattattagtattatttattttcttcgtagtattatttttcttgacCTTAGCAAGTCCTATCATACCATCAAATTACATAATCTTCCTTTTGATTTGATCTCTAGCTAGCTTTCAATTGACCTTACCTtagctttcaattcattttctcCATTACCCCAAAATTTGGGCTCTTTTTTATCCTTTCTAATCTAAtcccatcatcatcattatcaccAATAAATAACAAGAACATCAGCAGCCATGTCCTTGAAGTTTGCACCTTTCTGACACACCCAGATTCTCCCAATTTGGGTTGGGCACCATGGAAACTGGAAGAATCCAGGGACCTTGGGGATTTCGCTCTTTATCCAAAGTCGTTTTGTGCACCATTTCTGGGGCCCTGACCGTGTGTTTTGCCATTGGTAATAATaccttctgatttttttttccttcaggAATTAACTGTTTCTATCCTATATCGTCAATTCTTTGTTTTAATTAGTGGGGCGTCAATAACACGATTCTCGTTCCCCTAAAGTTAGAGCCTTTGACTTTTGTTATACTATTTGCTTTTGATTATTAAGGTGTAATTCTCCAGGCTTGCTGTTAGGTAGAAAGtagaaatattaaattgtaTGCATAAATCAAATTTGTGCTAGGTTTTTTTGCCCTGAACTGTTGGATTTTTTGTATAAGACAAAACTTGAGGCAGTTTTTTTTAGGTAATTTTCGTGTTGTTTTCCTATTGGAATTGAAGTTTCACCACAGTAATCTctgtaataaatatttacttcaaaaAGCCAACTTAGTTTTTTGAGGTGAAATTATAATTCTGATAGGAGAAAAAAGCTAAAAGCACCAAAGTAACTGTATTTTAAGCTTTGTACTTTTTTTATGACCTGAATTGGTGGTGGTAGTGAGATTTATGGTTGGTGTGCTAGTTGTTGGTGTAGGTGCTATTGTTTACAAGGGTAGAAAATTTGAAGGGTGTAGAATGTTTGCCTGGCCAGTAGCCACTATTTTAGTGTTGCACAGGCTGTGAAGTTTGGTTTGGTTGGTCTCATGTAATTGTGTTTTTTGGTTGCAGCTGGGGCCCTCACAGGAGCTATAGCTGGTGCTCTAGCAGCTAAGGCTACTAAGAGTGGTCTTCTCCGGGGAGTTTCATTGGGTGCCATTGCCGGCTCTATACTCTCCGTGGAGGTGTTGGAAGCTTCCCGCGCCTATTGGTGTATGGAGCAAACCGGCTCACGGGGTGCATCATCTATGGTTGGTAGTCATTTTCTTGTTGATTTTCCTTGGTCTCTTTGTGAGTAAAATGATTTGTAACTTTCAAAATTATGAGGCACAATATGGTTacctttttaagtttttatgccTTGCACTTATTTGTGCTAGCCTGTTATATGATTAGCCTTTATGAATGGCAATCTTAATTCGTAGTTTCAAGCCAATATTTTACATTGAAATCCAGGCAGATTTCATAGAGGAACTTGTTCGTGGGAGGCTTGTTGAGGAATCCCTTACACCTGCTATTTTAACTGCTTACAATTTGCAGGTAATTCTCCTTTCTCTCTCGCCCTACATTTGCCTTCTGAAAGCAATAGCTGTGTGCATCAGTAGATGAATTATGAATATAATAGTCTAGGGAGGCAATCTTTGAGTTAGTAATGCAAAAAGCTGTTGGGTATGGCCATTTTGAGATAGACTTAACCTTTCAAGACTTATGAGTAATACCActtgttttataaatttttcctttGCAATATGGAAGCAGGCAAAATGCCagctttctttttctcctccTCTTGGCTAGTTTTATCAAATTATCAGCCTTTTTACTATTCTAGAATCAGAGATGGACCTCTTTTCCTTTCAATTCACCTAAAATTGGTTTTTCTCGGTTTGATCAGCTTGTGACAAGTTCATGTTATATAACAATTTAAATCTGAAATTAAAGTTAAACTATTTACTTCGTAAAAAAAGCCTCAAAAACATTTAGAATACAAATCAGAGTGCATTAATCTGCAGATATATAACACATAGTaaggcaaaaacaaaaatttgacaGCTGAGAGCTTGTTTTCGTAAaggaaatcatccataaacggTACACTAATCAAATCGGGATATGGCACGTTGATATCATGGTTAATAGAATCATCCTTTGAaggattttgtattttatttctctGAAAAATTTAAGCCAAGATAGAAGGAGGAGGAGTTTAGGTAGGACTAGGACTAGgaatttgaaagaaagaaagtgaaatTACTGAAATGTGAAAGTCGTTAACATAATAACTATATACGGCTTATGTAGTAGTAGAGAGACTATTCGCCACGCCAACTAATCACATGTGCATCTATAACTGTAACTAACTAAACCCATATGTAGActactttgatttttattttaaacaagcATGTTTGTAAAGCTTATTTGCATATAACTAATcagttttataaatatttgctGCGTTGATTGTTTAGTACTTTATCGTTAAGAAGTCAATTGTATATTGTGTACTTGGACTACTTTATCTAGTTTTTGACGCATGATCATTGGTTTTAGTTTGAGCAGGTTGGCATTGCTAATACAGGCTATGATGAGATTCATGATGTTCATGGCTTAGTGGCACCCAGAGGATTGTCAGGAGATTCATTGAAGAGGTTACCGCACCATATGATCTCAAAGGATATGAAGGCAGATAATACTTGCTGTGCAATATGTTTGCAGgtgattattcttttttttaagatatgtcGATCTCCTAATCCTTTTTCTGTTTCCtatgtgaaaataattaaaaagaacaaCGAATATTGATAAGGAGACTCTGGAAATACTAATATTAAACCAGTAGATAGAAGGTGTAGAACCCTTATCAACATTATGTGCATAGTTAACTAAGGAAGCCTCTACTTTTCTTGCTTGTGATGATTCTCATGAGGTTTATTTTTAATGACCACCAAATGCATTTGCTTTGCCTGCACTAATACTTGCGACAAGTCTTCATTATCcccatttgattattttatgaaaCTGTTAATGTAATGATCTTAACATTGAGAAGTGAAACTTACAGGATATTGAAGTAGGCGAAATTGCACGAAGCTTACCTCGCTGTCACCATACATTTCACTTGATATGTGTGGACAAATGGCTTGTCAAGAATGATTCGTGTCCTGTTTGCAGACAGAATGTGCAACTTGTTCCTTGGGCAATTTGAGATTATCTTTATGGGCGGATGCATATGTtgtattatttgtttctttatatacaaacTGAGATTACCATTAAGTTTTGTATAGTTGACATTGGCTTTTTGTACTATCCTGCGATGTAATTATTAGATAATACTATTTGGTATGAAAGCCAATGCCCAATAACAAATGttttgggagaaaaaaaaatgagaaaatggtAAACTTTGAAAAGTATATCAATgaatgatttttctttcttttgtgaacacgttacatttttctaattaagtTAATTTGCTGTACAATGTTCcgtattattttcaaatattagcaTCTAAGATTAACACGCTAGAACTGTGCGGCCATCTGTACATTGTCTCCAACAATTAGGTCCGTTGATAATTTAGCACGGGACATCACCTTTATGGCGAATTGGTAATGGTTGTCAAAAAGACAATAAAGTGGTATATTTAATAACCATTGATACAACATACGATTAACTTTGTGTGTAGGGCAATGAATAGTCCGTTGTTAGCATGAGAATTTGGCACTAAGattgtcttttcttcattcctcTAGACCATCAATTTGCCACTTATATAAGATGAGTCCGGTGGTTGGAGATGGATGAAGGCAGAAGGGAGGAGAAAGAAGTTGCAGGTTCAAATCCTTCCAATTGacatttctaacaaaattaGTAAACTAACATTTGTTGATTAAAGAAAAAGTGTGAACGTTCACACATAGGCACTCTGATTAGAATTTGAAGTGAATTGGTTATTATTCATCTTTCAAGGGATCCTCTCTTTAATGCATGTATAGACACATTTTGTCTCCTGACTGGGATATATAATATAAGTGACAAGGAATGTCACATTGACATTGTTAGAACGAAACAAAATGGCATCaactttgtcaaaaaaaaaaaaataaaaaaaataaaaaaaaaaaaaaaatatatatatatatatatatataatgtatttaGCTggttttgttcaaaacttgtaTTGATAGAAATCACAACTGCTTTACAATATGGGGGAATAGAATTGACAGGCTACAAGGTGATACAGAGTAAAGGGCTttatcttgaattaaacttgtcCTGATACTCCAAAAGATTATACACAAACTACGCATCACAGCAGCAGCCTTACTTGGACTGATTTCTTATAGTTATTTCCAGAGAAAAGCAAATTGCCAGTGGTGACAGCAGGCCAGGCAACATAATGGTGCTCGATAGGCCACTAATTCATGAGTACTGTCTGCCAGGTTCAAAGAGAGTAAAACCAGCAGTGAGAATAAGATAGAGATCATGCTCAGAGCCAGGACAATACCATCTAAATTTTGTAATTCCAATGGAGCGTTTTTAACACAACCaaaagtaaaatttctactAGTATTGAGTAATTATCAGTCAGATACATGTGATGAAGCATAACTTTATTATACAATATATTTGACATTGAAACTGGTGTGTAAGCAATGTCTGCCATTATTTTACTTGATTGTTTCTCATATTGGCAGTCAATTTTGCTTATATTCAACCACCCAATCAGAAAATTGATGTCAAAATTTAATGGAGAAACCTCTATGGGTCAAAAATACAGCTTACGTTGGAGCATACGGTGAATATTGAACCACATGGGCATTTCACACAGCAACTGCTTCAGGTCTTTTGCTGGTTTTGATTCCTCTTATAGCTACAAGGGAGTTGAAGCCATGAAAATTATCAAAATCACATTGAATTTCAACACATTGCAATATATATATGCCAAatcacataaatatttttttgggtacCTTCGGCATAATCTTTAGCTCCAAACACAGCAGAGCCTGCAACCAGAGCATTGGCTCCAGCCTCAATCACCTGTCAATCAAGATTATACTGAAAATTGGATCTTACAACTCAAATGGATTAATCCTATTACTATGTCTTGTTGAAAGCATTCTAATTCAATGAATAAAGAAGAATGACCTTCTCcctcattatttattttgaattcctTGTTCTATCCAAAAACTGGAGCACTTCACAAAAAATAGTGGTATACATAAAGTTGAAGTGCATGACCAGATATGCATGTCACATCAGCTGTTTCCAAATATTTTATGTTGAGTTCATTCTCTCAAAAAAGGCAATCATTGAGCACAATCAGATTATGTTAAGCGTGTAGAAGAATACTTGTTACAGATCATTCTAAATTATGAATGGATGGAAGACAATATGATTATGTATGTGGCACCTTGTAAGCATTTGCTGGACCAACTCCACCATCTACTTCAATCCATGGATTCACTCCCTGAAGAGAGAGAATGCAGATAGATATTATGCACAATATACAAGTTGGGGTGGGGATGGGGGGGACAAAAATAATAGACAAACAGTAAAGCAAATGCAATCACCATACCTTTTCCGCGCACACTCTTCTCAAGTCAGAAATTTTCTTTACTTGACTCTCAATAAAACTCTGGCCACCAAAGCCAGGGTTTACGGACATAATTAAGACCAAATCCACCACTGCCAACACGATAacaagattaagagtttttattGTCTCACTACCAAAACAACTTTTAAACATGCAACTCAATGGATTTCAATATGTTGTGAAAGAAGTTGTTTTACTCTCTTTGCcttttgtttataaattataactttCTTTTATAAGTATTGTCAAAACACGAAcaaattcctttttgtccttTAGATAGCTCAGCGTAAActcttctattaaaaaaaaataatgcaaagaAGTAACAGAACTCTTGGTTAACTGACAACTTTGGTAGCTTTTCTATTGGTCCATGGTTAAAGCCTTGGAAAGCCATATAAAGCATACTAGGAACCCGTGTCATAAATCACTAGTGTTCTTATAgtataatgaaaagaaaagaagacaaaaaaaagggagTAAAAATGGCTCACCATCAAGGACATATTCTATTGCACTTAAGGGGGTAGCAGGGTTTAAGACAACTCCAGCTTTAGCTCCCAGACTTTTCACCTAAATCAAGAGAACATAATCAGATATATAAAGCTGAAAAATTGTAACAGGAGAGGGGAAACATATTTCCAAAGAATAATTTCAACTGTCCAGTTCCCTAGATGGCTTTAACATTTTTGCATATAACAATATGTGATTCTCAAAGAAAAAAGCCAACTCTGAAATGGATATACTCAAATGTAAGGCCTCAAATTTCACACTATGGTGCAAACAAAGCTTCAAACAAAGGAAAACTTCTGAGATG belongs to Glycine soja cultivar W05 chromosome 5, ASM419377v2, whole genome shotgun sequence and includes:
- the LOC114411845 gene encoding NEP1-interacting protein-like 2 isoform X1, with amino-acid sequence METGRIQGPWGFRSLSKVVLCTISGALTVCFAIAGALTGAIAGALAAKATKSGLLRGVSLGAIAGSILSVEVLEASRAYWCMEQTGSRGASSMADFIEELVRGRLVEESLTPAILTAYNLQFEQVGIANTGYDEIHDVHGLVAPRGLSGDSLKRLPHHMISKDMKADNTCCAICLQDIEVGEIARSLPRCHHTFHLICVDKWLVKNDSCPVCRQNVQLVPWAI
- the LOC114411845 gene encoding NEP1-interacting protein-like 2 isoform X2, coding for METGRIQGPWGFRSLSKVVLCTISGALTVCFAIAGALTGAIAGALAAKATKSGLLRGVSLGAIAGSILSVEVLEASRAYWCMEQTGSRGASSMADFIEELVRGRLVEESLTPAILTAYNLQVGIANTGYDEIHDVHGLVAPRGLSGDSLKRLPHHMISKDMKADNTCCAICLQDIEVGEIARSLPRCHHTFHLICVDKWLVKNDSCPVCRQNVQLVPWAI